In the Gorilla gorilla gorilla isolate KB3781 chromosome 10, NHGRI_mGorGor1-v2.1_pri, whole genome shotgun sequence genome, one interval contains:
- the PCED1B gene encoding PC-esterase domain-containing protein 1B: MILLRASEVRQLLHNKFVVILGDSVHRAVYKDLVLLLQKDRLLTPGQLRARGELNFEQDELVDGGQRGRMHNGLNYREVREFRSDHHLVRFYFLTRVYSDYLQTILKELQSGEHAPDLVIMNSCLWDISRYGPNSWRSYLENLENLFQCLGQVLPESCLLVWNTAMPVGEEVTGGFLPPKLRRQKATFLKNEVVKANFHSATEARKHNFDVLDLHFHFRHARENLHWDGVHWNGRVHRCLSQLLLAHVADAWGVELPHRHPVGEWIKKKKPGPRVEGPPQVNRNHPALPLSPPLPSPTYRPLLGFPPQRLPLLPLLSPQPPPPILHHQGMPPFPQGPPDACFSSDHTFQSDQFYCHSDVPSSAHAGFFFEDNFMVGPQLPMPFFPTPRYQRPAPVVHRGFGRYRPRGPYAPWGQRPRPSKRRAVANSEPRPQ, translated from the coding sequence ATGATCCTTCTGCGGGCCTCCGAAGTGCGGCAGCTGCTTCACAATAAGTTCGTGGTCATCCTGGGGGACTCTGTGCATAGGGCAGTATACAAGGACCTGGTGCTTCTGCTGCAGAAGGACCGCCTGCTCACTCCCGGGCAGCTTAGAGCAAGGGGGGAGCTGAACTTCGAACAAGATGAGCTGGTGGACGGAGGCCAGCGGGGCCGCATGCACAACGGCCTTAACTACCGTGAGGTCCGCGAGTTCCGCTCCGACCACCATCTGGTGCGTTTTTACTTCCTCACCCGCGTGTACTCCGATTACCTCCAGACCATCTTGAAAGAGCTGCAGTCGGGCGAGCACGCCCCTGACCTGGTCATCATGAATTCCTGCCTCTGGGACATCTCCAGGTATGGTCCGAACTCCTGGAGAAGCTACCTGGAGAACCTGGAGAACCTGTTCCAGTGCTTGGGCCAGGTGCTGCCCGAGTCTTGCCTCCTGGTGTGGAACACGGCCATGCCTGTGGGCGAGGAAGTCACCGGGGGTTTTCTTCCGCCCAAGCTCCGGCGGCAGAAGGCCACCTTCCTGAAAAACGAAGTGGTCAAAGCCAACTTCCACAGCGCCACCGAGGCACGTAAACATAACTTCGATGTACTGGACTTGCATTTCCACTTCCGCCACGCGAGGGAGAACCTGCACTGGGACGGGGTGCACTGGAATGGACGTGTGCACCGCTGCCTCTCCCAGCtgctgctggcccacgtggccgACGCCTGGGGTGTGGAGCTGCCCCACCGCCACCCCGTGGGCGAGTGGATCAAGAAGAAAAAACCTGGCCCGAGAGTCGAAGGGCCGCCCCAGGTCAACAGAAATCACCCGGCCTTACCTCTGTCCCCACCCTTACCTTCCCCCACATACCGCCCCCTGCTTGGGTTCCCACCCCAGCGCTTGCCGCTGCTCCCGCTCCTGTCcccacagcctcctcctcccattcTCCATCACCAGGGAATGCCCCCGTTCCCACAGGGTCCCCCAGATGCCTGTTTTTCCTCAGACCATACTTTCCAGTCGGATCAATTCTATTGCCATTCAGATGTCCCCTCATCAGCCCATGCAGGTTTCTTCTTCGAAGACAACTTTATGGTTGGTCCTCAGCTGCCCATGCCCTTCTTCCCCACACCCCGTTATCAGCGGCCTGCCCCAGTGGTACATAGGGGTTTTGGCAGGTATCGTCCCCGTGGCCCCTATGCGCCCTGGGGACAGCGGCCTCGACCTTCAAAGAGAAGGGCCGTAGCCAATTCTGAGCCAAGGCCTCAATAG